Proteins from a genomic interval of Mycolicibacterium grossiae:
- a CDS encoding FAD-binding domain-containing protein has product MLLPVPAAGEPDVRSWVADHLGDLTTQAAKPVDPPLRGGQTSADAALWAFDVAGYARRRNEVWPPQRRGASGLSPYIRHGLLTLREVWDHVGSGPPRDTAKFRDELRWQEYARHLYARVGDASAESLRYNVVERSEPVGDPWVSEAKCLDLCWEELAGGWLTNQTRMWLASHWTVRENHGWRDGEDLMFRHLLDGSRAANRLGWQWTVGALTGKAYGFSRWQVEKRAPGLCTTCPLERHCPIEHWPTVSEREPRAMPNPHLRRDDDPESTAGPSTPRHTAEAEAVWMTAESLSDRDPAAASHPELPVIFVFDEPLLRRLQLSVNRLAFLAESLADLATRREVRVHRGDPVEVLQGIALATTFAPVPGWRRRAARLDVAALHPWPWLERPRSGPVGSFTAWAGSARPARRGGTRTRR; this is encoded by the coding sequence ATGCTCCTGCCCGTCCCGGCCGCCGGTGAGCCGGACGTCCGCTCCTGGGTGGCCGATCATCTGGGCGATCTCACGACGCAGGCAGCCAAGCCAGTTGATCCGCCGCTGCGGGGTGGCCAGACGTCGGCCGACGCAGCGCTTTGGGCGTTCGACGTCGCCGGCTACGCCCGGCGCCGCAACGAGGTGTGGCCACCGCAGCGCCGCGGCGCATCCGGACTCTCGCCGTACATCCGGCACGGCCTGCTCACCTTGCGGGAGGTCTGGGACCACGTCGGCTCCGGGCCTCCGCGCGACACCGCGAAGTTCCGAGACGAACTGCGCTGGCAGGAGTACGCCCGCCACCTGTACGCCCGCGTCGGCGACGCGTCGGCGGAATCGCTGCGGTACAACGTGGTCGAGCGCAGCGAGCCCGTCGGCGACCCGTGGGTCAGCGAGGCGAAGTGCCTGGACCTGTGCTGGGAGGAACTCGCGGGCGGCTGGCTGACCAACCAGACTCGGATGTGGCTGGCATCGCACTGGACGGTCCGCGAGAACCACGGGTGGCGCGACGGCGAGGACCTCATGTTTCGCCATCTGCTGGACGGCTCCCGAGCAGCGAACCGGCTCGGCTGGCAGTGGACGGTGGGGGCGCTGACGGGGAAGGCCTACGGGTTCTCCCGCTGGCAGGTGGAGAAGCGGGCGCCCGGACTCTGCACGACCTGCCCGCTGGAGCGCCACTGTCCCATCGAGCACTGGCCCACGGTTTCGGAGCGTGAGCCACGGGCGATGCCGAATCCCCACCTGCGCCGCGACGACGATCCGGAATCGACCGCCGGCCCGTCGACGCCACGGCACACCGCGGAAGCCGAGGCGGTGTGGATGACCGCCGAGAGCCTCAGCGACCGGGATCCGGCGGCCGCCTCCCACCCCGAACTGCCGGTGATCTTCGTCTTCGACGAGCCGCTTCTGCGTCGGCTGCAGTTGTCGGTGAATCGGCTGGCCTTCCTCGCCGAGTCGCTGGCCGACCTCGCCACCCGCCGCGAGGTGCGGGTGCACCGCGGCGATCCCGTGGAGGTGCTGCAGGGAATCGCGCTGGCGACGACGTTCGCGCCGGTTCCGGGCTGGCGGCGGCGCGCTGCCCGCCTCGACGTGGCTGCGCTGCATCCGTGGCCCTGGCTCGAGCGACCCCGGTCGGGTCCGGTCGGCTCATTTACCGCGTGGGCCGGAAGCGCGCGCCCCGCCCGCCGGGGTGGAACGAGAACGCGACGCTGA